In one window of Helianthus annuus cultivar XRQ/B chromosome 17, HanXRQr2.0-SUNRISE, whole genome shotgun sequence DNA:
- the LOC110925439 gene encoding uncharacterized protein LOC110925439 yields MSSSPIHPVVTVNNTKNFIPLILDSQTEHYNTWAELFILHCKAYDVFDHLQPRVTATSSSTEKDSSDKEKDKTPVTKHPYVESWERIDSIVLQWIYGTISQDLMHAIMITNTTAYDAWCRLKNLFLDNQAARTITIQNKIFNTRLELFPTMAEYCQHMKLLHDQLTSLGPPSLKNQLVQQILTGLTDQHESISLIIQQTQPLPNFYNTRSRLCQVEERKNTQAKLSAQTAGTALHTTTDQTNCAHADTRNHNRSDNSSDHGRGRGRGRGRSSYERGQYPQTNHYPQHFWPFPPWAGNPSQ; encoded by the coding sequence ATGTCTTCTTCACCTATTCATCCTGTGGTCACCGTAAACAACACCAAAAACTTCATCCCTTTGATCCTTGATAGTCAAACCGAACACTACAACACATGGGCCGAGTTGTTCATCCTTCACTGCAAAGCTTACGATGTCTTTGATCACTTACAACCCCGTGTCACCGCCACCTCTTCCTCCACTGAAAAAGACTCATCAGACAAGGAAAAGGATAAAACACCGGTCACCAAACATCCCTATGTTGAGTCATGGGAACGGATAGATTCCATTGTTCTCCAATGGATCTATGGTACCATCTCTCAAGATCTCATGCACGCCATAATGATCACCAACACCACCGCCTACGACGCATGGTGTCGACTCAAAAACCTTTTCCTTGACAACCAAGCTGCTCGTACCATCACCATACAAAACAAAATCTTCAACACTCGCCTAGAACTGTTCCCAACTATGGCCGAATATTGTCAACACATGAAACTCCTCCATGATCAACTTACTAGCCTCGGTCCACCATCTCTGAAAAACCAACTTGTCCAACAGATTCTCACCGGGTTAACTGATCAACATGAGAGCATCTCTCTTATTATTCAGCAGACTCAGCCCCTCCCAAATTTTTACAATACCCGATCTCGCCTATGCCAAGTTGAAGAACGAAAAAACACCCAAGCTAAATTATCGGCTCAAACTGCCGGAACTGCCCTCCACACCACCACTGATCAAACCAATTGTGCTCATGCTGACACCCGAAACCACAACCGGTCTGATAACTCCTCTGATCATGGACGCGGCCGAGGCCGTGGACGCGGTCGCTCCTCCTACGAACGTGGTCAGTATCCCCAAACCAACCATTACCCACAACACTTCTGGCCGTTTCCTCCATGGGCCGGAAATCCATCACAATAG